The stretch of DNA TGGGAGGAGCCCAGAATCGTACCCCCGCCGCGTATCCGCATATCGTTCATGGCGATCTGAAATCCGGAGCCTAAATCACTGTGTTCAATCAGGACTTTCAACCGCTTCTGCGCATCCCGGGTCAGTGCAGTATCCCTGGGAACGAACAGATACGCATAGGCCTGCTCATCCGAACGCCCCACCCGCCCGCGCAACTGATACATCTGTGCCAGCCCGAAACGGTCCGCCCTGTTAACGATGATGGTATTGGCAGACGGAATATCCAGACCGGATTCAATGATGGTCGTACACAGCAGCATATCAATCTCCTTGTGCACAAACTGCAACATTACCTGCTCCAGTTCTTTCTCATCCAGTCGACCGTGAGCCACTCCGATCCGGAGCTCCGGTACCAGCTGCTGCACATAATCAGCCATTGATCCGATGGTATTGATATTATTATGGACAAAAAACATCTGCCCGTTTCGCTTCAATTCTTTGCCAACGGCCTCTTTGATCAGGGCATCATCAAATTCGGAAATATACGTAATAATCGACTGTCGCTGTTCCGGCGGAGTCGAAATAATACTGATATCCCGCACCCCCATCAACGACATGTGAAGGGTTCGCGGAATGGGCGTTGCCGATAAAGCCAGAACATCCACGGTGTGTCTGATCTGTTTCAGTTTTTCTTTATGTCGGACCCCAAACCGCTGTTCCTCGTCAATCACCAGGAGTCCGAGATCTTTAAATTCAATGCCTTTCTGCAACAACCGGTGAGTACCGATAATTACATCCGTCTTACCGGTTTTAAGATTTTCTATTATCCGGCGCTGCTGCTCAGGCGTTCGGAATCTGCTCAGGCACTCAACCGTTACCGGATAATGTTTATATCGTTCCTGAAATGTGGAAAAATGCTGTTCGGCGAGCACGGTCGTGGGAACCAGCACCGCAACCTGTTTGCCACCGTTTACCGCCATAAACGATGCCCGCAGAGCGACTTCTGTTTTCCCGTATCCCACATCACCACAAATCAGCCGGTCCATGGAATTGGGCGATTCCATATCACGCAGAACATCGTCGATGGCTTTGAGCTGGTCATCGGTTTCCTCATATGGAAAACCGGCTTCAAATTCCCTGAAATAACTGTCCATCTTCGAAAACGAATGCCCCTGCTTGACCTTTCGGGCGGCATAGAGTTTAAGCAGCTCACCGGCTATCTTTTCAACTGACTTTTTGACCTTCTGTTTCACACGGTCCCAGGATTTGCCCCCCATTTTATCCAGCAGTGGCTCAATGCCCTCAACTCCCATGTATTTTTGCACCATATTCATATGATCGACCGGCAGGTACAGCTTATCATCGTCTTTATAGACAAGCAGGAGAAAATCATTTGCGGTGCCGTTCAGTGCAAGTTTAACCAGGCCTTTATAGCGTCCGATTCCATGTTCCGTATGAACGACAAGGTCATCTGTTTTAAGCTCATTGAATGACAACAGCTCCGTCTGAATCTTTCTTCGGGACGGCCTTCTTCTTCGATGTCTGACGCCGAATATTTCATCTTCCGTAATAATGGCCAATGCTTCATCCGGCCATACAAATCCGGTAGATATCACGCCAAGGCTTATGGATACCGAGCTTTTACTGTGCGCTGGCCTTTGAAATCCATCGATCAGATCCGGTTCGATACCATAGGGCATGATAAGCGATTTCATCCGTTCTGCCTGGGTACGGCTGTTGCAAACCAGCAGCGTGTGCCACCCGGAATGCTGCTGATTCCTGATTTGGGCCGCCAGAGGTAAAAAAAGGTTTTCCTTTTCTTTGTGAATCGTCAATTCCGTTGTCAACAGGCTGTTGTCGCTGACAGAAAAAGGAACCTGCAGGCATTCAGGCCTGCGCGTACGCTCCCCGCTGACCAGTGGAAGGGCAGTGAACGCGATGGGATTGTACCGTGACAGGCACCGGCTGACCTCATTCCAATCCAGATACAACTCATCCGGATCAATACAAATCCGGTCTTTTTTTTCTTTTACGGAAATAATATTTTTTTCTATGGTTTCCCTGAACGCCCTCGCTGTTTTTTCCAGTTTGTCCGGCTCGATCAATATCATCTGACATTGCTCCGGGATATAATCAAACAAAGTATCCAGTCCCTGATATATCAATGAAATCAGGCTTTCAATTCCGGGGAAGATTCCCTCTGCCCTGATCCGATCCACAATGTTCCGGAGACTGGTTATCGGCAGCTCCTGTTCAGCGGCCTGCGCTCTGATCCGACTCAGGATCCGGGCCATATCTGCTTTCTCCAGAATGGCTTCTCTGGCCGGCAATATGACCGCTTCCTGCACCTGTTGTTTGGTTCTTTGATTTTCGGCTGAAAAAAACCGAATCGACTCTACGGTATCACCCAAAAATTCAATCCTCAGCGGATCGGGATACAGCGGAGATAAAATATCCAGTATCCCTCCCCGGACGCAAAAATCACCGGATTCTTCGACGATCATGGATCTCACATAGCCACCGGAAATGAGTTTTTCAATAAAACAGTCTCTATCCAGTTCTTCATCGACCATGATCAACTCGGCGTAACGGCTGAGCGCCTCTCTGGGAATCAATTTCTGCAAAAGGGCATTAACCGTCGTAACGATTACCGGCGCTTTTTCCCACGCTACCATCTGGTACAAACTTCGGATTCTCGATGCGGCCGTTTCATTATGGTAAGGCATGAACGTGAACGGCATCACATTATATACGGGAAAATGAATGATCGGGCAGTCGGATGGCAAAAAATATTTCAAATCAGTGGCAACGATTTCACATTCCTCTACCGAGGATAATACAACCGTAACCGGGCCTTTGAGCTGCTGATATATTTTAGACACCAGATACGATCGTTCAGAGCCTGATAGTCCGCTGCATTCAATCGGACATTTATTGTGAGCGGCTTCGGATATCAGACGCTGAGTTAAATTTTTATCTTGATTTTGGTTTTTAAACAAAGTATTTATCTCGCATTGTCAGGCCGGCGTAGCTCA from Desulfobacterales bacterium encodes:
- the mfd gene encoding transcription-repair coupling factor is translated as MSKIYQQLKGPVTVVLSSVEECEIVATDLKYFLPSDCPIIHFPVYNVMPFTFMPYHNETAASRIRSLYQMVAWEKAPVIVTTVNALLQKLIPREALSRYAELIMVDEELDRDCFIEKLISGGYVRSMIVEESGDFCVRGGILDILSPLYPDPLRIEFLGDTVESIRFFSAENQRTKQQVQEAVILPAREAILEKADMARILSRIRAQAAEQELPITSLRNIVDRIRAEGIFPGIESLISLIYQGLDTLFDYIPEQCQMILIEPDKLEKTARAFRETIEKNIISVKEKKDRICIDPDELYLDWNEVSRCLSRYNPIAFTALPLVSGERTRRPECLQVPFSVSDNSLLTTELTIHKEKENLFLPLAAQIRNQQHSGWHTLLVCNSRTQAERMKSLIMPYGIEPDLIDGFQRPAHSKSSVSISLGVISTGFVWPDEALAIITEDEIFGVRHRRRRPSRRKIQTELLSFNELKTDDLVVHTEHGIGRYKGLVKLALNGTANDFLLLVYKDDDKLYLPVDHMNMVQKYMGVEGIEPLLDKMGGKSWDRVKQKVKKSVEKIAGELLKLYAARKVKQGHSFSKMDSYFREFEAGFPYEETDDQLKAIDDVLRDMESPNSMDRLICGDVGYGKTEVALRASFMAVNGGKQVAVLVPTTVLAEQHFSTFQERYKHYPVTVECLSRFRTPEQQRRIIENLKTGKTDVIIGTHRLLQKGIEFKDLGLLVIDEEQRFGVRHKEKLKQIRHTVDVLALSATPIPRTLHMSLMGVRDISIISTPPEQRQSIITYISEFDDALIKEAVGKELKRNGQMFFVHNNINTIGSMADYVQQLVPELRIGVAHGRLDEKELEQVMLQFVHKEIDMLLCTTIIESGLDIPSANTIIVNRADRFGLAQMYQLRGRVGRSDEQAYAYLFVPRDTALTRDAQKRLKVLIEHSDLGSGFQIAMNDMRIRGGGTILGSSQSGRIAAVGYDMFLKLMEEAVSELKGEPVQEELEPEINLTISGFFPETYMSDIDQRLSNYRRLARMRDLKEISDFREEIKDRFGELPEEADNLLLKIMLKVLCIKAGVRRLDMNGNLLSLSFSDIHQKNPFGIIDMLGTDQRRYEFTPDYVLKARLFKRTPLGQLAEVKNILKEIMQRVNA